The Imtechella halotolerans DNA window TAATAGCTCCTTTAAGAGCCCCTTCCTTAAGAAAAGCAGTTTGCTCAGGATTGTATATTAGGTCATACAATAAGTGTTTGGTTGTCACAAATGAATAGGGAAGTTCCGGCTTATCTGTAATGTTTGGATAGGTGCCCACTGGGCTGCAATTTATGATCACCGTGTTTTGAGCCATGACCTCGGAAGATAAGCAGTCGTAGGTGAGGGTGTCGGGGCTTTTGGTTCTTGAGACCAAGGTGGGTGTTATTCCAAGTTGTAACAGTGCATAAAGAACTGCCTTGGAGGCGCCACCTGTACCTAAAATCAAAGCATGGGTGTGATGTGGTTGTAAGTGCGGCTCTAAGGAAGCCATAAAGCCGTAGTAGTCGGTGTTATAGCCTATGAGTCCTTCAGGGGTTATTTTGATGGTATTGACAGCTCCAATGGCCTTGGCGGTTTGG harbors:
- a CDS encoding shikimate dehydrogenase family protein, which produces MDNVHENSTHLFGLVGRNISYSFSRGYFSDKFQKLQLTGHHYTNFDIQSIEEFPDVITQNPTLIGLNVTIPYKELIIPFLTSLDQTAKAIGAVNTIKITPEGLIGYNTDYYGFMASLEPHLQPHHTHALILGTGGASKAVLYALLQLGITPTLVSRTKSPDTLTYDCLSSEVMAQNTVIINCSPVGTYPNITDKPELPYSFVTTKHLLYDLIYNPEQTAFLKEGALKGAITVNGSKMLQLQAEKAWEIWNS